From one Candidatus Methanoplasma termitum genomic stretch:
- the cobI gene encoding precorrin-2 C(20)-methyltransferase, producing the protein MAGKLYGVSVGPGDPELITIKAKRCIESSDVIAYPVRERGEESTALNIVKGAIDLSGKRIEGILFEMSPDPSVRESNYKEAVKKVASLLDEGDVSMINLGDATVFSTYMHVSMDISEMGYETETIPGVTSFCTGAAEANIPLVIDNEGLAIVPMAKGGDKVFKALRDFDNIVVMKAFNSMRTLASMMNELGIPHENAVVVSNVSMKDQYIGKFDPERKYGYFTTVIIKKNGGTVR; encoded by the coding sequence ATGGCAGGCAAACTCTATGGCGTAAGCGTCGGACCGGGAGATCCCGAACTGATCACGATAAAGGCAAAAAGGTGCATTGAGTCGTCAGATGTTATCGCATACCCCGTACGGGAACGCGGAGAGGAGAGCACCGCGCTGAACATTGTCAAAGGAGCGATAGACCTTTCCGGAAAGCGCATTGAAGGCATACTTTTCGAAATGAGTCCAGACCCCTCCGTCAGAGAGAGCAACTACAAGGAAGCGGTAAAGAAGGTCGCCTCTTTGCTCGATGAGGGAGATGTTTCCATGATCAACCTGGGGGATGCTACCGTGTTCAGCACGTATATGCATGTCAGCATGGACATATCCGAAATGGGGTATGAGACGGAGACCATACCCGGAGTGACCTCATTCTGCACCGGTGCGGCGGAAGCGAACATCCCGCTTGTCATCGATAACGAAGGACTGGCGATCGTACCGATGGCCAAAGGGGGCGACAAGGTGTTCAAAGCACTGAGGGATTTTGACAACATCGTTGTGATGAAGGCATTCAATTCAATGAGGACGCTGGCTTCAATGATGAACGAACTCGGAATACCCCACGAGAATGCCGTCGTGGTCAGCAATGTCAGCATGAAAGATCAATACATAGGGAAGTTCGACCCGGAGAGAAAGTACGG
- the cbiD gene encoding cobalt-precorrin-5B (C(1))-methyltransferase CbiD codes for MPAISLAEKGKKNNDVYVVVNKKKLRCGYTTGSCAAAASKMAAIILLGGEKEDFVEIVTPAGTCLSLEIEHVHSFGDRVACAVRKDGGDDVDATHGILIYSTVSKRNDGEIVIDGGEGVGRVTRKGLDQPVGNAAINSVPRSMIKEALEDVCESLNHKGGLTALITVPEGFTASKKTFNPRLGIIDGISILGTTGIVEPMSETALVDTIKVELNIKKANGDENVLVVPGNYGKHFYEETESEDGDRAVKCSNFIGETIDHASALGFKGLLLIGNLGKMVKLAGGIMNTHSRWADCRMEILSANSLLAGADAKTAAKIMSCVSTDDALDILNDAGVVENTMREIMKKIDFHLNHRARDGMQIECVVFSSKYGKLGETHGAEELLQKIREHAHK; via the coding sequence ATGCCTGCGATCTCGTTAGCGGAGAAGGGTAAAAAGAACAACGACGTGTACGTGGTCGTCAATAAAAAAAAATTGAGATGCGGCTATACCACCGGTTCGTGTGCCGCCGCAGCCTCTAAGATGGCCGCTATAATACTGTTAGGCGGAGAAAAAGAAGATTTTGTTGAAATAGTCACGCCCGCAGGGACATGTCTCTCCCTTGAGATCGAACACGTCCATTCTTTTGGCGATCGCGTGGCGTGTGCTGTCAGGAAGGACGGGGGTGATGATGTCGACGCCACTCACGGCATACTAATATACTCAACGGTCTCGAAAAGAAATGACGGAGAGATCGTGATAGACGGCGGGGAAGGTGTCGGAAGAGTAACAAGAAAGGGGCTTGATCAGCCGGTGGGGAACGCTGCGATAAACTCTGTTCCCAGAAGCATGATCAAAGAGGCCCTGGAGGACGTCTGCGAGAGTCTCAACCACAAAGGCGGATTGACCGCATTGATCACCGTTCCCGAAGGATTCACCGCATCAAAGAAGACGTTCAACCCCCGGCTTGGCATCATCGACGGCATATCCATACTCGGCACCACCGGGATAGTGGAGCCTATGAGCGAAACGGCGCTGGTGGATACAATTAAGGTCGAGCTGAACATCAAAAAAGCCAACGGGGACGAGAATGTTCTGGTAGTTCCTGGCAACTACGGCAAACATTTTTACGAAGAGACCGAAAGTGAAGACGGAGATCGGGCGGTCAAATGCAGCAATTTCATCGGCGAGACCATAGATCACGCTTCGGCCCTCGGCTTCAAGGGATTACTTCTCATCGGGAACTTGGGCAAGATGGTCAAACTTGCGGGGGGAATAATGAACACTCACTCACGATGGGCAGATTGCAGAATGGAAATATTATCTGCAAACTCTCTGTTGGCCGGGGCAGACGCAAAGACCGCTGCGAAAATAATGTCGTGCGTGTCGACCGATGATGCTTTGGACATACTGAACGACGCGGGCGTCGTGGAAAATACTATGAGAGAGATAATGAAAAAAATAGATTTTCATCTGAACCACAGAGCCAGAGACGGAATGCAGATAGAATGCGTGGTATTCTCTTCTAAGTACGGAAAGCTGGGGGAGACGCATGGGGCAGAAGAACTCCTGCAAAAGATAAGGGAGCATGCACACAAATGA
- a CDS encoding cobalt-precorrin 5A hydrolase produces MKIRMIAFSRRGCVLAQKICETLDGHDCEIYSKTSSDAEGTIKVDGPATAWTEESFKVSDAIIFIGATAIAVRYIAPFLKSKTSDPAVISVDEMGKFVIPLLSGHIGGANDLAEKISEGIGAVPIITTATDIHGRFSVDSFAVKNNLHIGSMSAAKDISSQIVDDKKVGLVSDVPILNGVPPELDLNGNEDTGIFISYCASKGPFKRTLKLTPRCHVLGIGCRRGVPADRIEVLVDETLKKENISIKSVRAVASIDLKNDEPGLKEFTDKIKAESLFFSSDELGSLPDIGFTASERVKTVTGVDNVCERAAYAASKNGAMVVKKTSKDGVTLAVIREPVCLDLMRW; encoded by the coding sequence ATGAAAATAAGAATGATCGCTTTTTCCAGAAGAGGCTGTGTTCTAGCACAGAAAATATGTGAAACACTGGACGGCCATGACTGCGAAATTTATTCTAAAACCTCATCGGATGCCGAAGGAACGATCAAGGTGGATGGCCCTGCGACGGCCTGGACGGAAGAATCGTTTAAAGTGTCCGATGCGATAATATTCATCGGTGCGACGGCGATAGCGGTCAGATACATAGCCCCGTTCCTGAAAAGCAAAACTTCGGATCCGGCCGTGATATCTGTGGATGAGATGGGAAAGTTTGTGATACCTCTGCTCTCCGGGCACATCGGCGGAGCGAACGACCTTGCCGAGAAGATCTCCGAAGGAATAGGTGCGGTCCCCATAATAACTACCGCAACGGATATCCACGGAAGATTTTCGGTCGATTCGTTTGCGGTAAAGAACAATTTGCATATCGGAAGTATGTCCGCGGCAAAAGACATATCGTCACAGATCGTTGATGATAAAAAAGTGGGGCTGGTTTCCGATGTTCCCATTTTGAACGGTGTGCCGCCGGAACTTGATCTCAACGGGAACGAAGACACGGGGATATTCATTTCATATTGTGCATCGAAGGGGCCATTCAAAAGAACTTTGAAACTGACCCCGAGATGCCATGTTCTCGGCATAGGATGCAGGAGAGGTGTTCCGGCGGACAGGATAGAGGTTCTCGTTGATGAGACACTGAAAAAAGAGAATATCTCGATCAAAAGTGTAAGAGCGGTAGCAAGCATCGACCTGAAAAATGATGAGCCGGGACTGAAAGAGTTCACCGATAAGATAAAAGCGGAGTCTCTGTTCTTTTCATCGGACGAGCTCGGGTCGCTTCCTGACATAGGATTCACGGCATCAGAAAGGGTGAAGACCGTCACGGGCGTGGACAACGTCTGCGAAAGAGCTGCATATGCGGCATCGAAGAACGGAGCAATGGTAGTAAAAAAGACCTCCAAAGACGGAGTTACGCTTGCAGTCATACGGGAGCCCGTGTGCTTGGATCTGATGAGGTGGTAA
- the cobK gene encoding precorrin-6A reductase: MRNKERVILFAGTTEGRRIAQYLDNAGIDVLACVATEFGRQFIKESDHVKVSSERLGGEGMRRIMKEGCSCVIDATHPYATVITGKIKEACEETGSEYIRLIRSKSREYDDITIVPDVASAVDLLKNTEGNILVTTGSKELEKYTSIEDYQNRVFARVLSMPNASESCARLGFQGRNLFCMQGPFCEELNYGLLKQVDAKYIVTKDSGEPGGFEDKIRAARRAGTKIVLVARPEEDDGYSFDEVIKMLNKKFAIRSIRKEPQSERRVSVIGIGMGNEDTLTIGARRAIDEADLLIGADRMIRSVSTGQDSFIEYRAEQTITYINEHPEYERIAVLVSGDVGFQSAAKKIIEKIDTSVFELDVKCGVSSVSYLCSRIGSSWDDAYLMSSHGKESNIVGAVRRHKKVISLLDGDKGVRAMCKDLVEYGLDGVEVKVGQDLGQENEKITMGKPSELLEMTFGTLCIAMIENPDADGRNPIGIHDDLFIRGDAPMTKEEVRSLSIVKLKLESGSVLYDVGAGTGSVAVESALTIPNGKVFAIEKEEDAAALIEQNKKKFMVPNLEVVRGLAPDVLNDLPAPTHVFIGGSSGNLKEIMEVCLRKNPMVRFVINAITLETVSEMIKCFAELDVKEGDIISVNIARSKKAGRYHLMNAQNPIYIGVCVGNADKDCSG, translated from the coding sequence TTGCGGAACAAAGAGAGAGTCATATTGTTCGCGGGTACAACCGAAGGAAGAAGGATCGCACAATATCTAGATAATGCGGGCATAGATGTGTTAGCATGCGTGGCAACAGAGTTCGGGAGACAGTTCATTAAAGAAAGCGACCATGTTAAGGTCTCGTCGGAAAGGCTTGGCGGAGAAGGCATGAGGCGCATCATGAAAGAGGGCTGCTCATGCGTGATCGACGCTACCCATCCCTATGCCACCGTCATCACTGGAAAGATAAAAGAAGCCTGCGAAGAAACAGGCTCAGAATATATCCGCCTGATAAGATCCAAGAGCCGCGAATATGATGACATCACCATAGTGCCAGACGTCGCATCGGCAGTCGATCTTCTGAAAAACACCGAGGGGAACATCCTCGTTACGACGGGGAGCAAAGAGCTCGAGAAATACACTTCGATCGAAGATTATCAGAATAGGGTGTTCGCGAGGGTCCTCTCAATGCCAAATGCCTCGGAATCGTGTGCAAGATTGGGGTTCCAAGGGAGGAACCTGTTCTGTATGCAGGGGCCGTTCTGTGAAGAACTGAACTACGGCCTTCTGAAACAGGTCGATGCAAAATACATTGTAACAAAGGACTCTGGGGAACCTGGAGGATTTGAAGATAAGATCAGAGCTGCCCGCCGTGCGGGAACAAAGATAGTCTTGGTCGCAAGGCCGGAGGAAGATGATGGCTATTCGTTCGATGAGGTCATCAAGATGCTGAACAAAAAGTTCGCTATCCGCTCTATCCGGAAAGAGCCGCAATCTGAACGCAGAGTATCTGTGATAGGAATAGGCATGGGGAACGAGGACACGCTAACGATAGGTGCCAGAAGAGCTATCGATGAGGCCGACCTTCTTATCGGAGCAGATAGGATGATCAGATCCGTGTCTACCGGACAGGACTCATTTATTGAGTACAGGGCGGAGCAGACGATCACGTACATAAACGAACACCCCGAGTATGAAAGGATCGCCGTGCTGGTCTCCGGTGATGTCGGGTTCCAAAGCGCAGCGAAGAAGATAATCGAGAAGATCGATACTTCCGTATTTGAACTGGATGTCAAATGCGGCGTCTCTTCTGTTTCCTATTTGTGCTCACGTATCGGCTCATCCTGGGATGATGCATACCTTATGAGCTCGCACGGAAAGGAATCGAACATAGTCGGTGCCGTTCGCAGGCACAAAAAGGTGATATCTCTTCTTGACGGGGACAAAGGCGTTAGAGCAATGTGCAAAGACCTTGTCGAATACGGGCTTGACGGCGTCGAAGTTAAAGTAGGGCAGGATCTGGGTCAGGAAAATGAGAAGATAACGATGGGGAAACCGTCTGAACTCCTGGAAATGACATTCGGAACGCTTTGCATCGCAATGATCGAGAATCCGGACGCCGACGGCAGGAACCCGATCGGGATACATGATGATCTTTTTATAAGAGGTGATGCACCGATGACCAAGGAGGAGGTCAGGTCTTTGTCGATCGTCAAGCTCAAACTAGAGAGTGGATCGGTGCTGTACGATGTCGGTGCCGGGACCGGGTCTGTGGCAGTAGAATCTGCGCTGACTATACCGAACGGAAAGGTGTTTGCGATAGAGAAAGAGGAAGACGCCGCAGCCCTTATCGAACAGAACAAAAAGAAGTTCATGGTTCCAAACCTTGAGGTTGTAAGAGGCCTTGCGCCCGATGTTCTTAATGACCTTCCGGCGCCCACTCACGTTTTTATCGGAGGATCCTCCGGAAACCTCAAAGAGATAATGGAGGTCTGTCTGAGAAAGAACCCAATGGTGAGATTCGTCATCAACGCAATTACGTTGGAGACCGTATCCGAGATGATAAAGTGTTTTGCCGAGTTGGATGTGAAAGAGGGCGATATCATTTCAGTCAATATCGCCAGATCCAAAAAGGCCGGCAGGTATCACCTCATGAACGCACAGAATCCTATCTACATCGGCGTCTGCGTCGGAAATGCGGACAAAGATTGTTCCGGCTGA
- a CDS encoding serine hydroxymethyltransferase, translated as MMTDDGRFIRQKVMEHNKWFEECIPMIASENLMSPLAKEILISDFADRYAEGLPGKRYYQGNIYVDQVELKAMELAKKLFEAEFSDVRPVSGTVANMAVLFAFANPGDTITTCALAQGAHISTCEFGAFGQRGIRSVNYPFNVEDMNIDVDGAIKVLKKEKPKIAQFGLSVFLFPPPIKELMDTFNEIDCLVWEDCAHVLGLIAGGKFHKPFEDGVNIVSSSTHKTFPGPNHGMILGANLTEEEEKKIQKAVFPGVTSSHHLHAMAALAMTLAEMQVFAKDYAAQTCKNARALGEALYAEGIPVLCPDLGFTRSHAIALDVSKFGGGKDCAQLLEDANIICNKNMLPSDTSSVKPSGLRFGAQELTRVGMKESEMKEVAKLVARVVKKKEDPKKVKEDVKALKKNFTKIKYCFNEGEPAYKYHKLVP; from the coding sequence ATGATGACAGACGACGGCCGATTTATCAGGCAGAAAGTAATGGAACACAACAAGTGGTTCGAAGAATGCATTCCCATGATCGCTTCCGAGAATCTGATGAGCCCGCTTGCGAAAGAAATCCTCATCTCAGATTTTGCTGACAGATATGCAGAAGGCCTCCCCGGAAAGAGATACTACCAGGGGAACATTTACGTTGACCAGGTAGAACTGAAAGCGATGGAGTTAGCAAAGAAATTGTTCGAAGCGGAATTCTCCGACGTCAGGCCGGTCTCCGGAACGGTCGCTAACATGGCCGTTCTTTTTGCCTTTGCAAACCCCGGCGACACAATAACAACATGCGCTCTCGCACAAGGTGCACACATATCCACTTGTGAGTTCGGTGCGTTCGGTCAGAGGGGGATACGCTCTGTGAACTACCCCTTCAACGTCGAGGACATGAACATAGATGTGGACGGTGCGATAAAAGTACTGAAGAAAGAAAAACCCAAGATCGCTCAATTCGGTCTTTCTGTTTTCCTTTTCCCTCCTCCGATAAAGGAGCTCATGGATACTTTCAACGAAATAGACTGTCTTGTATGGGAGGACTGTGCGCACGTTCTCGGCCTTATCGCGGGAGGGAAGTTCCACAAACCGTTCGAAGACGGCGTGAACATCGTTTCATCATCGACCCATAAGACCTTCCCCGGCCCCAACCACGGAATGATCCTTGGCGCCAACCTGACCGAAGAAGAGGAGAAGAAGATCCAGAAAGCGGTGTTCCCCGGAGTAACATCAAGCCACCACCTTCATGCAATGGCGGCATTGGCGATGACGCTTGCGGAGATGCAGGTATTCGCAAAGGACTACGCCGCGCAGACCTGCAAGAACGCAAGAGCGTTGGGTGAAGCGCTTTATGCCGAGGGTATCCCGGTGCTCTGCCCCGACCTCGGGTTCACGAGGTCTCACGCAATTGCGTTGGACGTGTCAAAATTCGGCGGCGGAAAGGACTGCGCCCAGCTTCTCGAGGATGCGAACATAATCTGCAACAAGAACATGCTTCCCAGCGATACCAGCTCTGTAAAGCCTTCAGGCTTAAGGTTCGGCGCACAGGAGCTTACCAGAGTAGGCATGAAAGAAAGCGAGATGAAAGAAGTCGCCAAACTCGTTGCGCGGGTGGTCAAGAAGAAAGAGGACCCGAAGAAAGTGAAAGAGGATGTGAAGGCTCTCAAGAAGAACTTTACCAAGATAAAGTACTGTTTCAACGAAGGAGAGCCGGCATACAAGTATCATAAACTTGTACCTTGA
- the ribB gene encoding 3,4-dihydroxy-2-butanone-4-phosphate synthase yields the protein MTAFHTHTMNQYSKVNDIDAALRDIRAGKIVLVYDFDERERETDMTIASEFVTPAVLRKMRTDAGGLICTTTPSKTAKELGLPFLSDVFWNNRNEYPLLGLMAPNDIPYDHTKSSFGITINHRRTYTGITDNDRALTIKEYVNTIFKDAPAEDRIRDLGEHFRAPGHVHLLNTTSKLLKTRHGHTELCTALMYMAGVKPSATICEIMGDNGSSRPKEWVIDYAKKNDLSFVTGQQVIDAWEYFINRTGMDV from the coding sequence ATGACCGCATTCCACACTCACACCATGAATCAATATTCTAAAGTAAACGACATAGATGCGGCGCTCAGGGATATCAGAGCGGGGAAGATCGTGCTCGTTTACGATTTCGACGAGCGGGAGCGGGAGACCGATATGACCATAGCATCGGAATTCGTTACCCCGGCCGTTCTGAGAAAGATGAGGACGGACGCAGGCGGGCTGATATGCACAACGACCCCGAGCAAGACCGCAAAAGAATTGGGTCTTCCGTTCTTGTCTGACGTGTTCTGGAACAACAGGAATGAATATCCTCTTCTCGGCCTCATGGCACCAAACGACATACCTTACGATCACACGAAATCCTCATTCGGGATCACCATCAATCACAGGAGAACGTATACCGGGATAACAGACAACGACCGCGCCCTGACGATAAAGGAATATGTTAACACGATATTCAAGGATGCTCCGGCTGAAGACAGGATTAGGGACCTGGGAGAGCATTTCAGAGCGCCGGGCCACGTACATCTTCTGAACACCACCTCCAAATTACTGAAAACAAGACACGGGCACACCGAATTGTGCACTGCGCTGATGTACATGGCGGGCGTCAAGCCGTCGGCGACTATATGCGAGATCATGGGCGACAACGGTTCATCCAGACCGAAAGAGTGGGTCATCGATTATGCAAAAAAGAATGACCTTAGTTTTGTTACCGGCCAACAGGTGATCGATGCCTGGGAATATTTTATTAACAGAACAGGAATGGATGTGTGA
- a CDS encoding adenylyltransferase/cytidyltransferase family protein, with protein sequence MVRVMASGVFDILHTGHISYLQQAKALGDELIVVVACDATVRKNKHEPITPEKMRVAIVDSLKPVDEAILGKEGDIFNVVREISPDMIVLGFDQAFTERELKKKLEEHGLGHIKVMRATEYAEDLTATRKIVAKIRKLEGEK encoded by the coding sequence ATGGTCAGGGTCATGGCTTCGGGTGTGTTCGATATACTTCACACGGGCCATATCTCGTATCTTCAGCAGGCAAAAGCACTTGGCGACGAGTTGATCGTGGTGGTCGCATGCGATGCCACGGTCCGAAAGAACAAACACGAACCTATTACACCGGAGAAGATGAGGGTCGCCATTGTCGATTCTCTGAAACCGGTCGATGAAGCTATACTCGGTAAAGAAGGGGATATTTTCAACGTTGTACGGGAGATATCCCCCGACATGATCGTGCTCGGTTTCGATCAGGCGTTCACCGAACGAGAATTAAAAAAGAAGCTCGAAGAGCATGGTCTGGGACACATCAAAGTCATGAGAGCGACAGAATATGCAGAAGACCTTACCGCAACAAGAAAGATAGTCGCTAAGATCAGAAAACTGGAGGGTGAGAAATGA
- the ribC gene encoding riboflavin synthase: MKIIGIADTTFARFDMASAAINELERTGTGFRIERYTVPGVKDLPVACKILIEERKCDIVLALGMPGPMEKDKMCAHEASTGLIRAQLMTNKHIIEVFVHMDEAKDDKELAFLSDSRTREHAINVYDLLFRPEKLRRNAGTGQRQGFADAGPIRSR, encoded by the coding sequence ATGAAGATCATCGGCATCGCCGACACCACCTTCGCCAGATTCGACATGGCTTCTGCTGCGATCAACGAGCTTGAGAGGACCGGGACGGGATTCAGGATAGAGAGATATACCGTTCCCGGAGTGAAGGACCTTCCTGTCGCATGCAAGATCCTCATCGAAGAAAGAAAATGCGACATTGTTCTGGCGCTCGGTATGCCGGGGCCGATGGAAAAGGACAAAATGTGCGCACATGAGGCATCAACGGGGCTGATAAGGGCGCAGCTGATGACCAACAAGCACATCATCGAAGTGTTCGTCCATATGGACGAAGCAAAGGACGATAAAGAATTAGCTTTCCTGTCCGACAGCAGGACGAGGGAGCATGCGATTAACGTTTATGACCTGCTGTTCAGGCCCGAGAAGCTCAGGCGCAACGCCGGCACAGGTCAAAGGCAGGGATTTGCGGATGCGGGTCCGATAAGATCGAGGTGA
- the ribH gene encoding 6,7-dimethyl-8-ribityllumazine synthase has product MKAYKIGMVAAEFNFDVTSMMIERAKAEAEFLGVEISKTIMVPGVYEIPLAVKALLERTDVDAVITLGAVIKGETKHDEVVIAQASRLVADLQLKYDKPVAFGITGPDMTQLQAMDRIEKGRDVVDAAVKMLKRLEKV; this is encoded by the coding sequence ATGAAAGCATATAAGATAGGAATGGTGGCGGCGGAGTTCAACTTCGATGTCACGTCTATGATGATAGAGAGAGCAAAGGCAGAGGCAGAGTTCCTCGGAGTGGAAATAAGCAAGACGATAATGGTCCCGGGCGTGTACGAGATACCGCTTGCGGTGAAAGCACTGCTTGAGAGGACCGACGTGGATGCCGTGATCACTCTGGGGGCGGTCATTAAAGGTGAGACAAAGCACGACGAGGTCGTGATCGCGCAGGCATCAAGGCTTGTAGCGGACCTTCAGCTGAAATACGACAAACCGGTCGCATTCGGCATCACAGGGCCGGATATGACGCAGCTGCAGGCGATGGACCGCATCGAGAAAGGAAGAGATGTTGTCGACGCGGCAGTGAAGATGCTGAAAAGACTTGAAAAAGTTTGA
- a CDS encoding Ig-like domain-containing protein, which translates to MRSKGFWFCSDTIKYSERNVIADGSDGYWKYYSKAVYRNCSGGRKRGAEMKHKLLVAFAILGIFALLSVLAASVVSADDSDFTSLEASYDGTYVNVTGNVPNKYQVSVDVCNKNGMTLASGVVIYDESTGDFTSRIKVPLAENTGYQVQVTASDLGKKTVSATAYFDVVNVIEVHEVDLDWFSMDIRFNETGKLTAKIIPSNATDLEVVWSSSDPSIATVDQNGVVTGKSPGTAIITVAAAKGAKISTCTINVTGGPASTKVKGIYLSNTSLTLSAGSNNTTLVAAISPSDATNKVVTWRISDESVATISSNGLIKAIKAGTVLVSAMTNDGGYTAICTLTVKASADPGLYNVGLPAGPGFAISPTEGSVFLVQSGGSFSFKLALNKDYNKSSPVVKVNGATLNPIDGVYSISNITENKNISVEGVYSDSMLNDNASGSGSSNGVLKIALIAVALVIAIVVILELVYYYVIKGKKKK; encoded by the coding sequence GTGAGATCAAAGGGATTCTGGTTCTGTAGTGATACAATCAAATACTCTGAGCGGAATGTCATCGCCGACGGTTCCGATGGCTATTGGAAGTACTATTCGAAAGCGGTGTACCGAAACTGCAGCGGCGGCCGTAAGAGGGGGGCTGAAATGAAACATAAATTGTTGGTCGCGTTCGCAATATTGGGCATATTTGCTCTTTTGTCAGTCTTAGCAGCATCTGTTGTGTCTGCCGACGACAGCGACTTCACTTCCTTAGAGGCTTCTTACGACGGAACGTACGTGAACGTCACCGGAAATGTACCGAACAAATATCAGGTATCGGTGGACGTCTGCAACAAGAACGGAATGACTCTTGCTTCCGGCGTTGTGATATATGATGAATCGACCGGTGATTTTACTTCAAGGATCAAAGTACCCCTTGCCGAGAACACGGGATATCAAGTTCAGGTAACTGCCTCAGATCTCGGGAAAAAGACCGTCTCAGCCACCGCATATTTTGATGTGGTAAATGTGATCGAGGTCCACGAAGTAGATCTGGACTGGTTCTCTATGGATATCAGGTTCAACGAAACGGGGAAGCTTACCGCAAAGATCATCCCCTCCAATGCCACCGATCTGGAGGTAGTTTGGTCATCGTCCGACCCAAGCATCGCGACGGTCGATCAGAACGGAGTCGTCACAGGAAAGTCACCCGGAACGGCAATAATAACCGTCGCCGCAGCGAAAGGCGCCAAGATATCAACATGTACGATCAATGTAACAGGCGGACCCGCCTCAACAAAGGTCAAAGGCATATATCTGAGCAATACTTCTTTGACATTGTCTGCAGGCAGCAACAACACAACTCTGGTCGCGGCGATCTCGCCGTCAGATGCGACAAATAAGGTTGTAACATGGCGTATATCCGACGAGTCCGTTGCGACCATCAGCAGCAACGGTTTGATCAAGGCAATAAAGGCTGGAACAGTATTGGTCTCGGCAATGACCAACGACGGCGGCTACACAGCAATTTGTACTTTAACTGTCAAGGCATCGGCAGACCCCGGTCTGTACAATGTCGGCTTGCCTGCTGGTCCCGGATTTGCGATATCGCCGACGGAAGGATCCGTGTTTTTAGTGCAAAGCGGAGGATCGTTCTCGTTCAAACTGGCCCTCAATAAAGATTACAATAAATCATCCCCAGTCGTGAAAGTGAACGGAGCTACGCTGAACCCGATAGATGGAGTGTACAGTATCTCGAACATAACAGAGAACAAAAACATCTCCGTCGAGGGCGTTTATTCGGATTCGATGCTCAATGATAACGCATCGGGATCCGGATCAAGCAACGGCGTATTGAAAATAGCGCTGATCGCAGTGGCCTTAGTGATTGCGATCGTGGTCATACTCGAACTTGTGTATTATTATGTCATAAAGGGAAAAAAGAAGAAGTAA